The DNA sequence TGACTTGGACACAATTCCAACATAAACAAATTCAGGAAGTACACTTATCAAACGAAAAATAgaatattctctttttttttactttttagtaaaaaataactcataaaTGAATCTAATCATCCCCGCAAATGATTGGATGACCATGAAAATATTCTCTCCATTTTGATAATGTCTCAGCATAATTAAGCTATTAATTAGACGTGGGTCACCTTTATGGCTTTATTAAATGTTAAACATTGTAATTCTTGGTAAAAAAAACACCACCATTTTGGGTTTAATTACACTTAAAAGAGGATTAAGTCTTGCTAAACATAATATCTAAGTTTAACATGCACGACAAAACTAAAAGGATATGTTTAATGGATGTAGAAAATTATATATTCTTCTAATTTATTGCCCAATTGAATACAAGAATTTAAGTGGTTATTTACGAATTTAAGTTGAAAGCTTGCAATCAGTTGATAATCGAATTCAATCCCTTTTTATCAAGTCAACAGCCATGCGAGAGAACAATGCAAACAATCCGACTTCACATTCAGGATTTTCCATTTGTGAAGACAATGTAACAGATTTTGAAGAAATACTAAAAATAGAAAGTATAGAACAATATCTTTTCCCCTCTAttgtgagagagaagagaacaaaacTTATAACACAATAATAGTATCATGAAACCATATATTAAGAGTAGAGCACTCATGGTCCATCAATATCCCTAAGAATTAATTGgtgaaaaaatacaaaatatcaaACCACAAGGGGTTTCTGCACAAACCGCCAGAGGTTAGCACACCTAAGGAGTCATAGTCTTCTTTCCATCCTGAGATTCTATATATAAATGATGAATTTTTCACTGAATCCCTTAATCATCAACCTCAATTAGCAACTAAATACTCTACACTCACCCAAATGACATGGCAATAGTATCCCCACCCAGCCAGCTAGCCAAAACTCCGACAACCAGAGAAACCTTTGCCAAACCAGCCCCAAACATTAAGCATTGGGACGTGGggaaaaaaaactaaaattggAGGAAAAAGGCTGCATCATTTCTCAGTATCTTGTACTCTGGTAAAACCAATGCATCTGCTGAACAAGTTAAGGTGACCATGGAGTTGACTCCCCGCTGTTTAGCCTATCTATGAATCCACCATTTCATCTTGCAATTCGCTTGGGGCAATAAGCCCCGGAATAGAAAGCATTCTTTgtcgctctctctctctctgagcTGCAGCCTCTTCAGCATACAGATCCTTGTTATCCTGAAGTACAGAGGGGTACATAACAGTCAAGCAATAATATTAACGCAAGTTAGCACACAAGACACTACATTGAATGACGAGAGAATAGAAGCAAGTGATTTAGAAATGGAataagatcaaataaataaaagctTCGCCAAATAACAAGCAAAATACTAAAGCTTAATTTGGTAAAGCTTTTACTTTTCAAAAGTAGCTTATAAAAGCTAGCTTTTAAAAATTAGCTTTTTAAAAGTTCTAACATCTGTGTttggtaaattaaattaaaattagctttttAAAAGTTGTAACATCTGTGTTTGGtaaattcatttaaaaataacataagcAACAAGTGCGTTTggtaaaataacttttaaaatttaaaaatactataatagaaattaatataagaattaaatttgaatattaattaatgtacgaggttatattagactttttaattttgataagcaCAAACCAACTTTGAAAAGCTCCCCCTTAGGTGCTTTCAAAAACACCCCTGGCTTTTAAAAGCTACAAGCATAAGCACATGAGCTTTTTATTTACCaaacacaaaacaaaattatGCTTATGCTAAAGCACAAACACCTCTCCGAAACGCTTTCCAAACCAAGCTCAATAAGATTGATATACAAACCAACCATTAGGGCGAGATGTACTGGTCAAGAAAATACAAGAAAGCCATAGTAGCAATTTTGTTGAATacaagtaacaaaataaaaataataataaacaaaaaaaattacctgAGCTGAAAATTCCTTTGACTGTACAAGAAAGTCTCGTATGTGAGTCTTAAATGTTGAAAGATCCTTTGTAGACTCAAAGAGTCCAGTTACAAATTGCGTAACCTACACACCGCTTGTAATTAGTTATCTGTTCTGGTAAAGGAGGGGACAATCAACTGGCAACAAATATTATTTCACTCAAATTACCTCTGCTGATGTCATGTTGGGAAATGAAGTGCTTAGAAGTTTTATAGTAAACTCACGTACAAATACTGCATTACTCGAGTATGGCAAGGGATTTGTTGCAGCATCCCAAAGAGGCTCGGTAATAACCCCCGTTTCCAGCTGAAAAATGTCAAACTTGTTATTCCAGTAACTCTTCTCATATTACCACAGTTTTTAGTAAAGCAAAATGAACCATGATGATACACTCACCAGACAGAACAAATGCTGAAGCACCAACACATGTAATTTGAACCCTGGCTTATGGAAGGTGTCTGTCAAGACGGCAAATATCTCTTGCTCAATTGTCAAAAAGTAGGTCCGATAAAACTGATTACAGAACTCTGAGCCCTGTTTATGCATACCGACAATCAGCCAAAAAATACGAACCAGCGGGAATAATTATAGATAAGATAATATTGAGGAGTTAACTCTCCAAAACAGgaataaaacaaacaaaaaaaataagaatgcAGAAAAAGAACTTCAGGTTAGGGTGTCTTATGACAAGACAAGCAAAATAATATATGAAGACCACACCTGAAACTTCTTCAGCATCTCCAATAACAAGTTCAACCCAGTTTCAGCAATGTTCCTTTCAGTATGCCGGAAAGCCCATATAATCGAATCCATGACAAGCTTCAGTTGCTGACAGAGACAACAAACAACATCAGGCACATACTACACATATTCCAATTTTTAACAATTCAGTTCAACAAAAGAAGCCAGATAAACAGTTCAGCTTTAGATTCTGCATGTAGAGAAAGAGGGACAACCTGACTTGATAGGTGGATTAATGCAGGAAAACAATGAGTAGCTATGGCACGAAGCAATGAGAAGAACTTGAGCCGATGCTCTGGGTAATCTTCAAAGTTTTTAGTAATCATCTGCAGAAAGAAAATCCAGTTGATATTTCTTTCCAGAAACAACAATTTTACAACAACGAAGCCTTATCCCACTAGATGGGAATAGATTTACAACATACCATGAAGAAAAAATTTCTATATTAACCATAATATGCAAATTAAAATCTCAAGTGACAACAAACCACAATACAGCACTTAAACAGTAGGGCAGCAATCACATTATAATGCTAAGCAATACGATTTTTATGATAACAAATTACTCTACACAGTTACCTCAAGTGTGCACTGGAAAACAGCTTCAAATATGCGAGGTACATCATCAATCATTGCAGCTTTATACCTGGCAAGCACATACACACAGAAACAGATAGAGACAGAGGAAGTGGGTCAGTGTAAGTATTCACAATATAACTATCAACCTAAATTTGTCATAGGGTTGGCATTTTGGAAAAATAAACGGGGAAAAACAAATGAGTAGAAGCATACTTGTTTACAATTGTGGCAAAAAGGGACAAAACCTCCGATTCTCTTGCATCAGGAACATTCCTAGCATAATCTCCAAGAACAGGATCCATCATTGGTGGCACAAATTGTTTCCCGATTTGTGGTTGATCTTCAGCCTTATCCAAGAATGTCTCAATAAGCTTAAGTGTCTCCCTCTTAACCGAACTGCATCCATGAAGCACATGTATATATAAGCAACTAAACAGTAACCCAGtttgcataaaaaaaagcaACTAAACTACCCTGTCTGCACCACAAAGGAAGGGTTATCGTACCGTAATAGTTTCACATAAGATGTTCTTGATGCAAATGGTCCTCCTTCTGAAATACTTTTAGAAATAAGCTCACTGTACATCCTGTTTTAGGGTGGAAATGGTTGAGCATTCATcagaaataaataatataattacaatACGTTCACAATACACACAACATCGAAAGAACAAACCTGTATACATTCAGCATGTCCAAAAATATCAATGTAATTTGGGGGAGAAAATATGTCCCTAAAGAAGATGCAACACTTGTATTCGTCTGCAATTTTCAAGGGACTAAAATTAAACCATACCATCATATAAGAAAATATCTACGAAAAGCGAGACCCTTGGAATTGACAATTTATCATATCAATTATTCAATTACACATTATAACCTAGCAGAAACCCGAACCATGGTGACAAGCCTACAACAGTCAAATAACAAGCAGCGGGAAACATTCTACTATGCTATCACGAAGTTGAGTACAAGGATGAATTGGTAATTGTCAAAGAATGTCATCCCGAAACTAGACATGAGTAGGAGAAAAAATGGTCATTGGCTGAGTCAACAAACAAATCATTCAAAGTTTTCCACCACTGACGACCTTACACTGTGCAATAGACTGCACAAAGGTAAAATATTAAGGAATAGACAGCCGAATATCTATGAATTTTGAGGGTATTACCTGCAATATATTAAGCACGGTACGGATTACATCTTGATCCTTCAAGAAGTCCACATTTTGATGTGCCTGCCCTATAATTTCCATCCATTTCTGGAGGAAAATAGAGGAAATTACAAACTCCAACAATTAGCTTCTATAGAAAccccaaagaaaaaagaaaacaaattcaTGTACATAGCAAGacagtttaaaaattaaaatagcttatcacaaaaataaaatacatgaTTTGGGAGTTCCATCAATCGTTGAAGATATTCATCTCTCTTATGTGTATCAGACTCTGCTTGAATCATGTGACCGACCTAGaatacaataataattaaatatccaCAAATACAactaactaaataaaaatgaacttAAGATCGAAGACATACAGATTCATAGAAAGAGTGTATCTGATGGGGTTCTAGATCTGCAATTGTGGTTGCAAGGCCTGATAACAGTTCGGATACAAATGGCTCATTTTCCCCAACCTGAAATAGCAATTTTGGATTGGCACATTTATTGATTTTTGGGGAAATGCTAAGTTCTACGTTATTACTACTTTTGGAAGCTCTTTTCAGAAACTACATTGTGTTATGAAGTATTCACTATAGAGCAAAAACGTGAGAAACGAGCAATTAGAAGCCCTGATACCTGGGTGATCACAAATTTACGCTTGCACTTCTGGACAATTTTCAGGAATGTATCACAGGCCATATCCTGAATAAAAAACATAGAAAAGACAATTATCAAATACTGATTATTGCCCACCGAAAATATAAGCAACTTCAAACAATATTCCCTTCGAGTTCACAGAAAAAATACCAGCAACGCTGGCCAAAGCAAGTACAGGGTACACATAGAAACACTACAACCATAAGGTGGGTTGGTTGTGTCTACATACCCCcacatatattattataatgtgagagagagagagagagagagagagagagagagagagagagagagagagagagagatatttATAAATAGAACAGAAATACCAAAACAAATAATTCGACATTCATTGCTAAGTAGTTCTGTAATTTCATAATTAATGTTTATACATCTCCCAATAATATTGAAAATAATACACTGGTAATAATTGCAGTGAACTTTCAAAGCAGGAAAAATAACCTGAACTCCAGGGTGAGTCTCATGCATAAACTCAAACAATTTATTAACAACAGTTTTAAGGAACTTCCAATGAGCTCTTAGAAATCGTGGATATTGCCCGACAACATACCTGTCAATAAAAGAAACATATTAATACATTATGCAGAAATATTTTGCAAAAACAAAAGCAACAAGGCAAGCAAAAACAATTCTTACATGATATTACTTGCAATAACAGCTTTGTTATCTTTTCCCTTTGTGATTTCACATAGATTCAATAAATCACGAATGACCATAACCAAAAATCTGTTTTCCTGCCAGAaatccaaaattttatttataaacgTCAGGGAAAAGCAAAACATTTcataaaataatgaaatataAGAAATAGAAATGCACTCCATATTGATAAATTTAACCAGTTAAAAAAAGGAATCTAATACATACATTACACCTATATAAATCAAAATGAAACCATGAGAGAAACAGagatttgttaaaaaaatataaggaaATATGTATCTGAAATATTAGATGCCATGGTAAACATTGATCCTTTTTAGATATGACCAAGTAAATAAATATGGTAGTCCTCACTTCTCAGGACTACAACATGGTAAAAGGCTTGGAAGTTAAAACTACGAGCACTACCAGAATAAGAGAAATTCCTCAACAATAATTATCACTATTCAAAGCACTAACATCGAAGAAAATGGAGCaatgggggggggggggggggggaataGGATAACTTTtcttatatttaataatataacaGGATATAATGACAATTAAGATAAGCCGTTAAGCTAAAGTACCTGTTCCTCCATCATGGAACCAGATATAGATCCTATTGCCCAACACAATGTGTTCAAATTGTTCCACGACCAATCCTCACCACTCAATTGTTTACTTAATTTCCTCAGCATCTGTATATTACACAATAATATGTTAACGAAACAAGCCATATAAAGGTCAATCAGCAAGACAATGGACGATTTCATAATATCCCTTTTAATGCCATCACTGTAAACCAAAACATGCCCATACCACTATAGTACTGTATTCTATCAGATTTTAGATAATTAATCTTATATTACAAGTAACATTTAACATAAAATTGGAAATCGTGGTTCCCTAAATAATATAAAGTCAGCTTATCTTGAACCAACATAAATTGGGCAACAATAACTTGAATGATAAGAAACCAAAGAATGATATCATTGTCTTTCCCAGCAAAATGAAAAAGGATGATTTCCAATTCACATACCTGTTTTTCAGTATCGTCATGGTCAAGATGTGATAAGTAAATAAGAGTCTCCCTCATAATCTGTATAAGCCAAAAATGATGAGTGGAAGTCAGATTTAACAATATATTCTGAAAAGGCCATCAATCAAAAGATAGCATTCAGAGTAAACTAGCTTCAatgcatttttcttctttgatatTAGTAGTCCGCTCATAACCTTATATTGAACAAGAACATCATTGTCCTTCAAGGTTTCTCGAACTATATTCCCATTTTCATCTTCAACTATGAGAACTTCTTCAGGCTTTGCCATACGGCATATCATAAGCAATCTCAACTTTGACATGGGGCCAGCATAAAGCTGACGCCGCTGAAGAAGCTGCGAACCATGCCCATCAACCATACCAGG is a window from the Arachis stenosperma cultivar V10309 chromosome 3, arast.V10309.gnm1.PFL2, whole genome shotgun sequence genome containing:
- the LOC130968171 gene encoding protein EXPORTIN 1A: MAAEKLRDLSQPIDVPLLDATVAAFYGTGSKEERSAADQILRDLQNNPDMWLQVMHILQNTQNLNTKFFALQVLEGVIKYRWNALPVEQRDGMKNFISDVIVQLSSNDASFRTERLYVNKLNIILVQILKHDWPTRWEKFIPDLVAAAKTSETICENCMAILKLLSEEVFDFSRGEMTQQKIKELKQSLNSEFQLIHELCLYVLSASQRTELIRATLSTLHAFLSWIPLGYIFESTLLETLLKFFPITAYRNLTLQCLTEVASLQFGNYYDVQYVKMYSIFVVQLQGILPLTTNIPEAYAHGSSEEQAFIQNLALFFTSFFKVHIRILETTQENISALLLGLEYLINISYVDDTEVFKVCLDYWNCLVSELFEPHRSLDNPAASANLMGLQVPSMHPGMVDGHGSQLLQRRQLYAGPMSKLRLLMICRMAKPEEVLIVEDENGNIVRETLKDNDVLVQYKIMRETLIYLSHLDHDDTEKQMLRKLSKQLSGEDWSWNNLNTLCWAIGSISGSMMEEQENRFLVMVIRDLLNLCEITKGKDNKAVIASNIMYVVGQYPRFLRAHWKFLKTVVNKLFEFMHETHPGVQDMACDTFLKIVQKCKRKFVITQVGENEPFVSELLSGLATTIADLEPHQIHSFYESVGHMIQAESDTHKRDEYLQRLMELPNHKWMEIIGQAHQNVDFLKDQDVIRTVLNILQTNTSVASSLGTYFLPQITLIFLDMLNVYRMYSELISKSISEGGPFASRTSYVKLLRSVKRETLKLIETFLDKAEDQPQIGKQFVPPMMDPVLGDYARNVPDARESEVLSLFATIVNKYKAAMIDDVPRIFEAVFQCTLEMITKNFEDYPEHRLKFFSLLRAIATHCFPALIHLSSQQLKLVMDSIIWAFRHTERNIAETGLNLLLEMLKKFQGSEFCNQFYRTYFLTIEQEIFAVLTDTFHKPGFKLHVLVLQHLFCLLETGVITEPLWDAATNPLPYSSNAVFVREFTIKLLSTSFPNMTSAEVTQFVTGLFESTKDLSTFKTHIRDFLVQSKEFSAQDNKDLYAEEAAAQRERERQRMLSIPGLIAPSELQDEMVDS